A stretch of Fusobacterium periodonticum ATCC 33693 DNA encodes these proteins:
- the yhbY gene encoding ribosome assembly RNA-binding protein YhbY, with the protein MNSKKRAFLKKKAHNLEAIVRIGKDGLNQNIIQSILDAIESRELIKVKILQNCEEEKTVVYSKLIDNKEFEVVGMIGRTIIIFKENKENPTISLEWKNI; encoded by the coding sequence AACAGTAAAAAAAGAGCTTTTTTAAAGAAAAAAGCACATAATTTAGAAGCTATTGTTAGAATAGGAAAAGATGGTTTAAATCAAAATATTATTCAAAGTATTCTTGATGCCATAGAATCAAGAGAACTTATAAAAGTTAAAATTTTACAAAACTGTGAAGAAGAAAAAACTGTAGTTTATTCTAAATTAATAGACAATAAAGAATTTGAAGTTGTAGGAATGATAGGGAGAACTATAATTATATTTAAGGAAAATAAAGAAAATCCAACAATATCATTAGAGTGGAAAAATATTTAA